The following is a genomic window from Theobroma cacao cultivar B97-61/B2 chromosome 10, Criollo_cocoa_genome_V2, whole genome shotgun sequence.
GGATCAATTGGCAAGCAATTGCTGCAgccctttattatttttcaggATTAATTATAATGCAAGCAAATTGAGTTTGGTCAGAAAGACATAAGTTTTCAAACGAAATATTCCCCCTTAAACTATGGCTTAACTGCCTTCATAAGGATCAAGATTCATAGAAAAAACCAGCTTTCTTCGGATAATCCATGTTTTAGAAATTGGAGGGAAACTTCAAGAATTAGCAAATTACAGTGTGATTCATTTGTTAATACATCTatctatacatatatatagctCTGTTTGCATTTAATTTTAGTCATGAGTTTATTATTCATGTCCTCAATTAGTCCTCACTCAGTATCCTAATATCAAATCCTTCAATAGTGTTGTATATACTCCTAATGTACAACAACAATGATAAAGATACAATATTTGGGCTGGGAAGGCTTGCTTACTCCACTCTATGAACCATGCCATTTCATAATGCTATCAGtgaatataaaacaatatcaGTATACATAATGGTTACAGAAGGTTGAAACTTTAATCTTAGCTTTCATGACAATTGTTCTGCATGTTTTTCAATCAGCTCCTGCTGATTTTGTTCTGCATTTTTCTAGAAATATAAACTTACAACCTAACATGAAGCAAGTCATCAAACCAGGATGACTATGTCCGAAATTCAATACGTTTACCCGGACAAACTCAATAATCCAACAGAAATAGAAATCATGTCCTTATGCGTTCAAAGATACAGAAATGTATTTTGCTTGACAATGAAATTAAGCATAAGTGAAGGCTTATTGAGCTTAATTTAAACGTTCATATGAACATGATCAGAGTAAATTTCAGGAAGCTTTTCAACCACTTTAAACTTGTAAGGATACTTCCCTTTCTTCTCCAACTTAGGCACCTTTACTAGACACCTCAAACGACTCCCATATGGTTTTGATATAATTAGTGGAGTCCTTGGAAATAAAGGTATCAACCGCCTTGCAAAGAGAGTCTCTGTGGTCTCATCTGCACATCCTTCTACTTTGACAAACTTGAGATCTTTGAGTTTATAATCAGGAACATTGATCATAGCTGAGAATCTTTTAGTGCTAGGCAAGTTATAGCATTTAGGATCAATCTGCAAGTTAAGATATTTGAACAGTATCAAATTTGTGCATTAATCGTTGCATATATTGTTGTGAGTTCTATCATTGAAGTGATTTGATGTCatcaaataaaagagaaatccATTCTAATATTCCACTAGTACCAATTTTTCTCACAAGTACTCTACTTAGTATCATAAAAATGCAAAGTATATCAAGAAAATGGGAAGACTTACAGTCACATATAGTCTTTCCAAGTTATGACAGAACTTCAGAAAGCAAAGTAGGGCATTGATATTTTCTCTCTCCGCTGAACAATCAATCCACCTAAGCTCTTTGAGCAGCAACAAATAAAACCCTAGGTTTGTCCTTGAAGAGGGTAACTTCTTGCAAAATGAtttctaaataaataaaaaaaagaacagaagaaaataagtttagcACAATAAAACTGATCAAAGACTAATCAGTTATGAGAGGATAGGAGTACAGAAGCATGAAACTGAAATTTTCTTTACTGAGTTTAGATAAATTACTGAAACATGCCTCGTAAAGCCATCTGCACATTGTTAGAGATTCAGCACAACGTACGCTATCCAGAATTAATTTGCAGCATTGAAACAAGGTGGTGCTACCACAATTGCAGATTTTGTAGAATCCATTAGGACCAACACTGGTAGGCATTTCAAAGTCCCATGTCCATCGTGTTAGAGGGCCTTGTCTGAAATCAAGCATGGCATCTTCTAATTGGACTCCACAGTCACAAAAATGTGAAAGCGATTgatgaaaattatatttgCAGGACGGTTTAAACCG
Proteins encoded in this region:
- the LOC108663585 gene encoding F-box protein At2g39490-like, with amino-acid sequence MDSKDLISCFPDEILYLIITFLPLESAVQTTVLSTRWKDLWKKAFVYGSIEDAVANVFSLLNDFAELRPLRSKWGFQFNIGQGRALFAAIAPDDALHLDFSAGEQGLSRSFDWLLPLNLPVRDKWPFPYKHDKLLELNLPLQQFKIKALYLTSVCRLFSKVLTSLVSYLPFLESLTIAKCNGVQSLDIENAARLQKLTVLDCPQLEYFCFGGSSSLKSFHYRGRLVSFRFKPSCKYNFHQSLSHFCDCGVQLEDAMLDFRQGPLTRWTWDFEMPTSVGPNGFYKICNCGSTTLFQCCKLILDSVRCAESLTMCRWLYEKSFCKKLPSSRTNLGFYLLLLKELRWIDCSAERENINALLCFLKFCHNLERLYVTIDPKCYNLPSTKRFSAMINVPDYKLKDLKFVKVEGCADETTETLFARRLIPLFPRTPLIISKPYGSRLRCLVKVPKLEKKGKYPYKFKVVEKLPEIYSDHVHMNV